One window from the genome of Breoghania sp. L-A4 encodes:
- a CDS encoding magnesium chelatase domain-containing protein, with product MVSRITTVAFQGVEAIPVDVQVQVGPGAVVFNIVGLADKAVAESRERVRSALIASGMALPAKRITVNLAPADLPKEGSHYDLPIALGLMAAMGAVPGDQLADYVVVGELGLDGTIAPVAGVLPAAIGANAMGRGLICPADCGSEAAWAGAETAILAPRSLIAIANHFKGTQVLSRPVARLHAPPSTCRTWPMCADRKPRAGRWKWPLRAGTIF from the coding sequence ATGGTCAGCCGGATTACCACAGTGGCGTTTCAAGGCGTCGAGGCGATCCCCGTTGACGTGCAGGTGCAGGTTGGTCCGGGCGCCGTTGTCTTCAACATCGTCGGGCTGGCGGACAAGGCGGTCGCGGAAAGCCGCGAGCGGGTGCGCAGCGCGCTGATCGCGTCGGGCATGGCGCTGCCGGCCAAACGCATCACGGTCAATCTGGCGCCAGCGGATCTGCCCAAGGAAGGCTCTCATTACGACCTGCCGATCGCGCTGGGGCTGATGGCGGCGATGGGCGCCGTGCCGGGCGACCAACTGGCGGACTACGTTGTCGTCGGCGAACTCGGCCTGGACGGCACCATCGCGCCCGTGGCCGGCGTGCTGCCGGCGGCGATCGGCGCCAACGCCATGGGACGCGGGCTGATCTGTCCCGCCGATTGCGGCTCTGAAGCCGCCTGGGCGGGTGCGGAAACGGCGATTCTCGCGCCGCGCAGCCTCATTGCCATCGCCAATCATTTCAAGGGCACGCAGGTTCTCTCCCGGCCGGTGGCGCGGTTGCACGCCCCGCCTTCGACCTGCCGGACATGGCCGATGTGCGCGGACAGGAAACCGCGCGCCGGGCGCTGGAAGTGGCCGCTGCGGGCGGGCACAATCTTCTGA